ACCGGGTGCCGGTGGGCGGCGAGCTTTGCGGCCCGGTGTTCACGCCGAACGACGAAACCCTGTTCCTTGCCGTCCAGCATCCGGGCGACGGCGGCGACGACTGGGAAGGCTTTGGTCGCGCTTCCTACTATGAGGACCCGTCGACCCGCTGGCCGGACTTCAAGGACGACATGCCGATGCGGCCTTCCGTGGTGGTGATCACCCGCCAGGGCGGCGGCAAGATCGGCGTCTGACGCCCCTCGCTACGGCGGGCCGCGCATCAACGGCCCGCCGCTTTCCGCGTCAACTCCCGAAGCTTGCGACCCGAGTCCCGTTCTTCTTCTCGAGCTTGGCTGGGAGCGGTTCGACGAACAGGGCAGTTGCAACACGGCGCCCCGCCTCGCGCCTCCTGCGTCCGAACGAGATCACGCCAGCGTTCAGACAAATTGAGCCGTTTGCGTGCATCAAGCCCCTTTGCTATAGGCCGCATCCAGAACGCGGCTCCTGCCGCATCCGACCATCCATTTCCCGAAAGAGGCTTTTCCCATGGCGAAGATCAAGGTCGCGAATCCGGTCGTCGAACTCGACGGCGACGAGATGACGCGCATCATCTGGCAGTTCATCAAGGAAAAGCTGATCCACCCCTATCTCGACATCGATCTCGAGTATTACGACCTCAGCGTCGAGCATCGCGACGCCACCAACGACCAGGTGACGATTGACGCGGCGAACGCCATCAAGAAGCACGGCGTCGGCGTCAAGTGCGCCACGATCACGCCGGACGAGGCGCGCGTCGAGGAGTTCAAGCTCAAGAAGATGTGGAAATCGCCGAACGGCACCATCCGCAACATCCTCGGCGGCGTCATCTTCCGCGAGCCGATCATCATGAAGAACGTGCCGCGCCTGGTGCCCGGCTGGACGCAGCCGATCATCGTCGGCCGTCACGCCTTCGGCGACCAATACAAGGCGACCGACTTCAAGTTCCCGGGCAAGGGCAAGCTGTCGATCAAGTTCGTCGGCGAAGACGGCCAGACGATCGAGCATGAGGTCTTCGACGCGCCGGGCTCCGGCGTCGCCATGGCCATGTACAACCTCGACGAATCGATCCGCGAGTTCGCCCGCGCCTCGATGAACTACGGCCTGCTGCGCGGCTATCCAGTCTACCTGTCGACCAAGAACACAATCCTCAAGGCCTATGACGGCCGCTTCAAGGATATCTTCCAGGAAGTCTACGAAAGCGAGTTCGAGGCCGCCTTCAAGGAAAAGAAGATCTGGTACGAGCACCGTTTGATCGACGACATGGTGGCGTCGAGCCTGAAGTGGTCGGGCGGCTACGTCTGGGCGTGCAAGAACTATGACGGCGACGTCCAGTCCGACACCGTTGCGCAGGGCTTTGGCTCGCTCGGCCTGATGACCTCGGTGCTGATGACGCCGGACGGCAAGACGGTGGAAGCGGAAGCCGCCCACGGCACCGTCACCCGTCACTACCGCCAGCACCAGAAGGGCGAGGAGACCTCGACCAACTCGATCGCCTCGATCTTCGCCTGGACCCGCGGCCTGGCGCATCGCGCCAAGCTCGACGACAACGCAGAACTCAAGAAGTTCGCCGAGACGCTGGAGCGGGTCTGCATCCAGACCGTCGAGGCCGGCCACATGACCAAGGATCTGTCCTTGCTCATCGGTCCCGACCAGCCGTGGCTCTCCACCACTGGCTTCCTCGACAAGATCGACGAGAACCTGCAGAAGGCGATGGCCTGACGCCATTGCGCAAACCCGTTCTCTACGGCGCCGACTACAGCGTATACGTCCGTATCGCGAGGTTGGCGCTGCTGGAGAAGGGTGTTGAACACGAACTCGCCGCCCTCGACATCTTCGCCGAGGGCGGCGCCCCCGAATGGTACCGCGAACTGCACCCTTTCGGTCGTATTCCGGCATTCGAGCATGACGGCTTCCATCTCTTCGAGACCTCCGCCATCACCCGCTATGTCGACGAGGCGTTTGCCGGCCCTGCCCTCCAGCCCGAAGAGCCGCGTCGACGCGCCGTGATGAACCAAATCATCGGCCTGCTCGACGCCTACGCTTACCGAGCCATGGTCTGGGACATTTATGTCGAGACCGTTTCCAAGTCGAAGTCGGGTAGCGAGGTGGATCAGGCGCGCGTCGATGCGGCGATCCCTATCGCGGAAAAAAGCCTGGCGACGCTTGCCCGACTCGGCCATGGCGGCCGCTGGCTCGTCGGCGACGAGCTGTCGCTCGCCGACCTGCATGCCGCGCCGATTTTCGCATATTTCGCCAAGGCGCCCATCGCCGCGCCGATGCTCGACCGCTACGGCGAGCTCCGCGCCTGGTGGGAACGCATCCAGGCACAGCCGTCCTTCGCCTCGACCGAACCGACGAGCTGAAGCCCTACACGGTTGCAGGCCGCGCGCCACCTCGCTACATGCGCCCCATGAAAGCATCCGAAGCCGATATCGTCATCGTCCCGGGCCTCGGCAATTCCGGTCCTGATCACTGGCAGAGCCGTTGGGAAACACGCCTCTCCACCGCTCGGCGCGTCGTTCAGGATGATTGGCTGTTCCCGGAGCGTGAACCCTGGGTGTCGCGCGTGGCCGACACGGTCAACCGGGCCGAGCGGCCGGTCGTCCTCGTCGCGCACTCGCTCGGCGTTCCAACCGCGATCAACGCTATCCCAAAATTCGAGACCGCGGTTCGCGGCGCGCTCTTCGTCGCGCCACCCGACCTAGAGAGGCCGAACCTGAAACCGAAGATGGCGAAGCCCTTCGGCCCCTACTCCCGCGATCCGCTGCCTTTCCCCTCCATCACGATCGCGAGTCGCAATGATTTCTACTGCGATTTCGCGGTGGCGGAGGAATTGGCGGACGCCTGGGGATCGCTGCTCGTCGATGCCGGCGAAGCCGGCCACATCGACGCCGAGTCCGGCTTCGGACCATGGCCGGAAGGCTCGCTGATGCTGGCGAAACTCCTGTCCCGCCTGTAGCGCCTATTTCGCGCTCAGGGACTGCCGCGCCGCCGAGAGGATGCTCTCCGCGCCGCGCGCGATGAGCATCGGTTCGGAAGCGGTTGCGAAAAGCTGAAAGCCCATCTTCGTGTAGCGGCCCGCCATCCTCGGATCGACGACGAAGATCGCGCGCAGCTTGTTCGCCTGTTGCGCCCGTCTGGCGATGTCGGCGATCGCCTCCATCATATCCTCGAGCGCGGTGTTGACCGTCTTGCCGCGGGTCCAGGCGATCGAAAGGTCGGAGGGGCCCACAAAGACGCCGTCGATGCCGGGCGTCTCCAAAATGCCGTCGAGCGCGTCGATCGCCGCACGCGTCTCGATCATCGCGAATGCCAGGGTACGCTTGTTGGATTCGGCCAGCCAGGCGGCGAAGTCGCCCTGGCCGTGGCGTGGGAATGCGTAGGTCGGCCCCCACGACCGCTCGCCGAGCGGCGGATACTTCATCGAGGCGGCAAACGCCCTGGCGTCGGCAACCGAGTTGATCATCGGCGCGATGACCGCTTCGGCGCCAAAATCCAGCGCTCGGCTCGCCATGTCGAAGCGGCCGACCGGGATGCGCACGATGGCATGCTTCCTGGCGTTGAGGATGGGGACGATGCCGCGCAGGACGCTGTCCTCATGGTGCCCGCCGTGCTGCATGTCGAGCGCCACGGCGTCAAAACCCTGTCCCGCGATGATCTCGACCGTCAGCGCGTCGGGGACGCCCGACCATGCAGTGAAGAGCGTTTCGCCAGCTTCGAGACGTGATCTGAGAGACATTGCGGGTTCCTGGGCAACGAAGGTTCCCGCAATCAAATCATAGGCGATTGAGATCGCAACAAAAATCGGCCGCTCGCGCGAGCAGCCAATTGGTCCAGCTGAGATCAGCTGTTCTTCACGGACTCGACCGCCTGCGCCATGAGTTCTTCCATGGTACGACGGATCTGGTGATCGGACTGGTCTACGCCGGCAGCGTCGAAGTCCTTGCGCACCTTGCGGAACACATCGTCATCCCCAGCTTCCTCGAAGTCGGACACCACGACTTCCTTGGCATAGGCCTCGGCGTCCGGGCCCGACTTGCCAAGCTTCTCCGCCGCCCACAGGCCAAGCAACCTGTTGCGTCGGGCGGTCGCCTTGAACCGCAGCTCCTCGTCGAGCACGAACATCCGCTCGAAACCCTCCTCACGGTCCTTCATGCTCGTCATCGGATACTCTCCATGTGCAAAGGCGTTTTGGCGTATGTAGTCGGTTCCCGCTCAAACCAAAAGGCGCGCCCGCGGTCAATACGTCGCGTATCATGTTGCACCGCAACGAGGTAACGGGGAAAGCGGTTGATTGCGGGATTTCGCCGTTGAGCATACGTGACGATTAGGATAGACAGCCCTACATACACATCGAAGCCGCATTTTTGCCGCAGAATCGAAGGGTACGGTCCAGTGTCGACTGCCCTCCCAACCTCAGAGATACATTGATGAACCGTCGCCGCCGCATTTATGAAGGCAAGGCCAAGATTCTCTATGAGGGTCCTGAGCCCGGAACGCTGATCCAGTTCTTCAAGGATGACGCCACCGCCTTCAACAAGAAGAAGCACGAGGTGGTCGACGGCAAGGGCGTGCTGAACAACCGCATTTCCGAGCACATCTTCAACCATCTGAACCGCATGGGGATTCCGACCCACTTCATCCGCCGCCTCAACATGCGTGAGCAGCTGATCAAGGAAGTCGAGATCATTCCGCTCGAGGTGGTGGTCCGCAACATCGCGGCCGGCTCGCTGGCCAAGCGTCTCGGCATCGAGGAGGGCACGGTGCTGCCGCGCTCCATCATCGAATTCTACTACAAGGCCGATGCGCTCGACGATCCGATGGTCTCCGAGGAGCATATCACCGCCTTCGGATGGGCCTCCCCCCAGGAGATCGACGACATCATGGCGCTCGCCATCCGCGTCAACGACTTCCTCTCCGGCCTCTTCATGGGCGTCGGCATCCAGCTCGTCGACTTCAAGATGGAATGCGGCCGCCTCTACGAAGGCGAGATGATGCGGATCGTGGTGGCGGACGAGATTTCGCCCGACTCCTGCCGCCTGTGGGACGTCAACACCCAGGACAAGCTGGACAAGGACCGCTTCCGCCGCGACATGGGCGGCCTGGTCGAGGCCTATCAGGAAGTCGCACGCCGCCTCGGCATCATGAACGAGAACGAGCCGCCGCGCCCCACCGGACCGGTGCTCGTCGCGTCGAGCGACATGCCGAAGGGCACCAAGCCGCATTGAGCGGCGATGCTCAACCCATCACAGTTCCCAGAAAGCAGGATAGCCGCGTGATCAAGGCCCGCGTCACAGTCACCCTCAAGAACGGCGTGCTCGACCCGCAGGGAAAGGCGATCGAGCATGCGCTCGGCGCCCTCGGCTTCGGTGATGTCGGCTCTGTGCGTCAGGGCAAGGTGTTCGACGTGGAGTTGCAGGCCACCGACCGCGCAAAGGCCGAGGCCGAGATCAAGGCCATGTGCGACAAGCTGCTGGCCAACACCGTGATCGAGAACTACACTGTCGCGCTAACCTGAGGTTGCAGGAGGCGACGGTGACCGAGGTCACGAACGAGTTGATGTATGAGCTGCTGAAGAAGATTCATCAGCGAATGGACAAGTTTGAGAATGCGCTGGGCGAGGCCAAGCACGAAATTGTCGCAATGAGGCTTCAAGGCCTAAGCACCCAGACCGACATCAACAATATCTACGCCGTCACCGCGCGCATAGACCAACGTCTTGAACGGATCGAACAGCGCTTGGAACTGCGCGAACTCGCCGAAAAGCCCCAAGCACCCTACACGCCACCATCATGAAATCAGCCATCGTCCTCCTCCCCGGCCTCAACCGCGACCGTGACATGATCGCGGCGCTGACCAAGATCGGTGGCAAGGCCCCTGCCACCATCTGGGAAACCGACACCGAGATTCCGGATGTCGACCTGATCGTCATCCCGGGCGGCTTCTCCTATGGCGACTATCTGCGCTGTGGCGCGATCGCGGCGCGCATGCCCGTCATGCGTGCGGTCGCCGAGAAGGCCGAGAAGGGCGTCATGGTGATGGGCGTCTGCAACGGCTTCCAGATCCTGCTCGAAGCCGGCCTGCTGCCAGGCGCACTGATGCGCAACGCCTCGCTGCGGTTCGTCTGCCGCGAAGTGAAGCTGCAGGTGGCGAACGCCAATACGGCCTTCACCCGCAACTACCAGCCCGGCCAGATTATCCGCTGTCCGGTCGCCCACCACGACGGCAACTTCTTCGCCGACCCGGATACGCTGGCCCGGATCGAAGGCGAAGGCCAGGTCGTGTTCCGCTATGCCGAGAACACCAATCCTAACGGATCGATCAATGACATCGCTGGTATCGTCAGCGCCAAGGGCAACGTGCTCGGCCTGATGCCGCATCCGGAAAACCTGATCGAGAAAGCGCATGGCGGTATCGATGGCCGCGCCCTTTTCGAGGGCGTGCTCGGCATCGCCGCCTGATGGGGCTCAGCTTGATGCAATTTCGTGAAATGCCTTTGGCGAGCGCCCTGTTGCTCGCCTGCGCCGTCGCGCTTGCCGCGTGCCAGTCCAAGCCAAGCAATACGAGCAGTGGAGGCTCCGGAAAGAGCGCCGCGTTGCGCACCATGGAGCAGGTGGCGATCGCCGCCCACAAGTGCTGGTTCGAAAGCAAGGACAAGGCGTTCCAGGCTTACCGCTTCGCCAACGAACTGAACTCCATGAGCAGCCAGCCCCGTTTCCTGCTGGTGCCCGCGAAGAACTTTGGCGGGCTTCCTGCGCTGGTCGTCCAGGCGCGCGGCAATTCGAGCCAGGTCGAAGCGTTCGGGCCGCTTCTCTCCGAGCCGCTGGGCGCGCGCATCTCAGCCGATCTCGAGCGGTGGCGGACGGGCAACCCAAGCTGCAGCGCCGCGGCCTGATCGGCCGCAGAGCGCCTGTTTCTAGCTATAGGTTGCGACGGCGATCATGCCGCCTCGCTGAAATATTCGCCACTTCCCGCGACTCAAGCGTAGCCACTTGAGCGACGCACGCTACAGTGAACCCAACTTATGCGCGAAAGGGGGGCGGCATGAGCAACACCATTTTGGACATGCTTTTCGGTTGGGAAGGCGCGCCAACAGCGTGGCTTACTTTTGTCGCCGCGATTGCAGGTACATTGATTGCCCTGCGGACGTCCGGACGCTCTACCTATGGCAGTACCGTGACTTTGGAGCGTTCTCGATGGATAAACTCACTGCGTGAAAACATCGCGGGCATGACTTCGGCTGTATCCAGCGCGCGTGCTCAGGCAGATATCGGCCAATATGCAGGTGCCGAAGCGCTCGAAAGAATACACAGATTGGCTGGCACTCTAATGCTTCAGCTAAATCCGAACGGAGCTATTGAGCAAAACCTTCTGAAACTAATTCAGCCCTACATCATTAGCGCAGCCAATCCCCAAGGCGCACAGCAGTTTACAGACTATCAGAACGCAATCTTCATTCATTCACAATTTTTGCTCAAAGAGGAATGGGAGAAAGTTAAGACTGAAGCTTCAAGTTCGCTTTGGAATTGGACTGTTGGAGGCCGCCGGCGGCGGCGGCGCAAGCGGGAGTATGAACGCTACTGTCGCACTAAGGAAGCTATGCTACACGAGACTACAGGGTCCCCATCCCACCCCCCGATGCCCGTCGCAGGCACCGAGTTCATACCCCGAGGCTAAACTGGCCTTGGCGCTGAGGATACAGGCGGGTCGCCAAACCCTCGCTGATGGAGCGATCATTGGATCGCGGCACGTGGTCGATTGCGATACGATCGAGTTCTCGCGAGCGCATTCGCCGCTCATGCGCTCGACATAATTCCTACACCCTCTAATCCCAAATCCGCCGGACGCCTTCGCGATGCGCGTCCGAGCGTGAGACGCCGATGTCCTTCAACTGATAGTCGGTGAGCTCCAACAGCGCCAGGCGGGTGCGCCGGCGCTCCATCATCCGCGCCATAGCGTTCACACATGACATGATGGCGATTGCGCCCCGGCGCAGCACGCTATTCCCGTTTGTGGCGGACTGTCTTTGCGGAATTGTCTCTATTGTCATCATCGCCATGATCCGACTTGGTACATGCTGGTGACAATTCAATTGCTTGACTCGAATGCAGTGACAATCTACTGAATTGTCATGATGACAAATTGGCTTCCCGATCTCTCTTCGGGCTCCGGCCCGCTCTATCTGCGCCTGGCGGACAAGGCCGAGGCGGACATCGCCTCCGGCGCCCTGCCCGCCGGCCGAAAGCTGCCGCCGCAGCGTGACCTCGCCTACGACATCGGCGTGACGATCGGCACGGTCGGTCGCGCCTATTCGCTGCTGCGCGAGCGGGGGCTGGTCAATGGCGAAGTCGGGCGCGGCACTTATGTGCTCGAGCGCGAGGCCGACAAATCGCCGGCCGTCGCTCCCGTTCTTGCCCATTCGGGCGACAGCACGCGTCATCTCGACGCCCCGGCCGGAAAGCTGCGGTTCGACAGCACGGCAGCTCCGGACATCGGCCAGAGCGCGGCCATCGCGGAGCTTTTGTCTACGATCATGCGCGAGCATCCCGGTGAGATGGCGAGCTATACGCGCACGTTCCCAGACCATTGGTCCGAAGCGGGCGCCAACTGGCTATCGCGAAACGGTTTCCGGCCGGATCCCGGAGGGATCGTGCCAACCCTCGGTGTCCATGCAGCGGTCATGTCGGTCATTGCCGCCCTCACCGTCCCCGGCGACTACATCGTCTACGAGCACGTCACCTATGCGCAGCTGGCGCGCAGCGCCGGCCTGATCGGGCGACGGGCCGCCATGGTCGAAGTGGATGCGCAAGGTCTCGATCCCGAAGATTTCGAGCGTGTCTGCGCCCAAAA
This portion of the Mesorhizobium shangrilense genome encodes:
- the purS gene encoding phosphoribosylformylglycinamidine synthase subunit PurS, which translates into the protein MIKARVTVTLKNGVLDPQGKAIEHALGALGFGDVGSVRQGKVFDVELQATDRAKAEAEIKAMCDKLLANTVIENYTVALT
- a CDS encoding HpcH/HpaI aldolase family protein — its product is MSLRSRLEAGETLFTAWSGVPDALTVEIIAGQGFDAVALDMQHGGHHEDSVLRGIVPILNARKHAIVRIPVGRFDMASRALDFGAEAVIAPMINSVADARAFAASMKYPPLGERSWGPTYAFPRHGQGDFAAWLAESNKRTLAFAMIETRAAIDALDGILETPGIDGVFVGPSDLSIAWTRGKTVNTALEDMMEAIADIARRAQQANKLRAIFVVDPRMAGRYTKMGFQLFATASEPMLIARGAESILSAARQSLSAK
- the purC gene encoding phosphoribosylaminoimidazolesuccinocarboxamide synthase → MNRRRRIYEGKAKILYEGPEPGTLIQFFKDDATAFNKKKHEVVDGKGVLNNRISEHIFNHLNRMGIPTHFIRRLNMREQLIKEVEIIPLEVVVRNIAAGSLAKRLGIEEGTVLPRSIIEFYYKADALDDPMVSEEHITAFGWASPQEIDDIMALAIRVNDFLSGLFMGVGIQLVDFKMECGRLYEGEMMRIVVADEISPDSCRLWDVNTQDKLDKDRFRRDMGGLVEAYQEVARRLGIMNENEPPRPTGPVLVASSDMPKGTKPH
- a CDS encoding DUF1127 domain-containing protein: MMTIETIPQRQSATNGNSVLRRGAIAIMSCVNAMARMMERRRTRLALLELTDYQLKDIGVSRSDAHREGVRRIWD
- a CDS encoding RBBP9/YdeN family alpha/beta hydrolase, whose amino-acid sequence is MKASEADIVIVPGLGNSGPDHWQSRWETRLSTARRVVQDDWLFPEREPWVSRVADTVNRAERPVVLVAHSLGVPTAINAIPKFETAVRGALFVAPPDLERPNLKPKMAKPFGPYSRDPLPFPSITIASRNDFYCDFAVAEELADAWGSLLVDAGEAGHIDAESGFGPWPEGSLMLAKLLSRL
- a CDS encoding DUF1476 domain-containing protein → MTSMKDREEGFERMFVLDEELRFKATARRNRLLGLWAAEKLGKSGPDAEAYAKEVVVSDFEEAGDDDVFRKVRKDFDAAGVDQSDHQIRRTMEELMAQAVESVKNS
- a CDS encoding NADP-dependent isocitrate dehydrogenase encodes the protein MAKIKVANPVVELDGDEMTRIIWQFIKEKLIHPYLDIDLEYYDLSVEHRDATNDQVTIDAANAIKKHGVGVKCATITPDEARVEEFKLKKMWKSPNGTIRNILGGVIFREPIIMKNVPRLVPGWTQPIIVGRHAFGDQYKATDFKFPGKGKLSIKFVGEDGQTIEHEVFDAPGSGVAMAMYNLDESIREFARASMNYGLLRGYPVYLSTKNTILKAYDGRFKDIFQEVYESEFEAAFKEKKIWYEHRLIDDMVASSLKWSGGYVWACKNYDGDVQSDTVAQGFGSLGLMTSVLMTPDGKTVEAEAAHGTVTRHYRQHQKGEETSTNSIASIFAWTRGLAHRAKLDDNAELKKFAETLERVCIQTVEAGHMTKDLSLLIGPDQPWLSTTGFLDKIDENLQKAMA
- a CDS encoding PLP-dependent aminotransferase family protein, encoding MTNWLPDLSSGSGPLYLRLADKAEADIASGALPAGRKLPPQRDLAYDIGVTIGTVGRAYSLLRERGLVNGEVGRGTYVLEREADKSPAVAPVLAHSGDSTRHLDAPAGKLRFDSTAAPDIGQSAAIAELLSTIMREHPGEMASYTRTFPDHWSEAGANWLSRNGFRPDPGGIVPTLGVHAAVMSVIAALTVPGDYIVYEHVTYAQLARSAGLIGRRAAMVEVDAQGLDPEDFERVCAQKHPRMAFVMPTAQNPTVASMPGERRAELVRIARAYNVLLIEDDLYGAMAEDATPLLTELAPERTFLVGGLSKAVSAGVRGGWVACPQHYRHRVRVAHKMLTGGMPFLLAELGARLVLSGAARDIRTRALDEVNARLAIVRTALDGYDYRMEPNIPFIWIALPEPWLSGTFKQAAYEAGVLIDDEDEFKAGRSDKSFHRVRIGISAPKSREDVTRGLATLRRLLDEGRAGYDSFG
- the purQ gene encoding phosphoribosylformylglycinamidine synthase subunit PurQ, producing the protein MKSAIVLLPGLNRDRDMIAALTKIGGKAPATIWETDTEIPDVDLIVIPGGFSYGDYLRCGAIAARMPVMRAVAEKAEKGVMVMGVCNGFQILLEAGLLPGALMRNASLRFVCREVKLQVANANTAFTRNYQPGQIIRCPVAHHDGNFFADPDTLARIEGEGQVVFRYAENTNPNGSINDIAGIVSAKGNVLGLMPHPENLIEKAHGGIDGRALFEGVLGIAA
- a CDS encoding glutathione S-transferase family protein; translation: MRKPVLYGADYSVYVRIARLALLEKGVEHELAALDIFAEGGAPEWYRELHPFGRIPAFEHDGFHLFETSAITRYVDEAFAGPALQPEEPRRRAVMNQIIGLLDAYAYRAMVWDIYVETVSKSKSGSEVDQARVDAAIPIAEKSLATLARLGHGGRWLVGDELSLADLHAAPIFAYFAKAPIAAPMLDRYGELRAWWERIQAQPSFASTEPTS